aaaaaaaaaaaagaaaaaaaaggagtaacaaataaaaagggggagaaaaagaaaatgtcattttgttTCCGCACTGTGTAAAATATACGGTCAATTATGACCCTCCGGGGAGACATTACACTCAATGTTACATGTTCTGATAACCTATATTGATTCCTTGCTGCCTATTATTATTTCCCTCTCGACGTTGCCCATCATATAAAGTTGACACATATGTCGAATGTGCTGTTAAATTCGTTGCTGAACCTTCTATTGTTGAAGTTTCTGTTGAATCGTATGCTGTTGAAGCTTCTGTGGAGACATTTTCTGCTAGGGTATCAAAATTTCGTCCCATTgttgttcttttccccctgGGAGAGCTTCGCATCCTACGGAACCATGGGGTATACTGAATGAAAAGGGGGGCGTGGAATAtgaatcatatatataatgcagCGCATTATACTTAATACTTATAGAAAtgaatattaataaatgttaTTACTCATATTTGTACACATTGTAGTCgttaccttatataataaaaatgcgaTGGCGAGTAGTCCCACTGATGCAGAAACAGGATGTATAAtagtaaaaaggggggatgaTGAACCACTCCCCATTTCTGCTGTTGGACCTGCTGCACCTATTTCACTCTGCTGGTGGGTATCACTAGTTTGCTCATCTTGACTAGTAGCAACTGCAGGAGCACTACTCTGTTCAGGGTTACCCCCCTGAGAAAGACTAACACCCTTACCATTTGCATGCGCTTCCTTGCCTTCCATACTATTGCCACCAACAGTCTGTAATATAGTGTCACCATTATCAGGAGCAGTAGGCTTCGCTTCCGCACCATGGGCTTTACCATCGTCCTGGGTAGGATGATCATTCTTCTGTCCTGTACTCTCATTGGTAGGTTCAGAAGCAGTGACAGAAGTAAGCTCAACGAATGAAAGAGAaataaagggaaaagaacgGTTCCTATATGGTGAGCAATATGTATGCTTAACCTCTTGGGTGCACTTTACAGGTGCATTTCCGTTGAATTCTTTGATTTCCCCTTACCTGGATATCTACCTTCCTCTTCTCCCGCGGCTGCTGGAGCATGATCCCCTGACGAATCACTTCTTAATGAGGCACCCTGTGATACTTTCGTacatttcaattttattcCGTCCTTATCCATGTACTTACTATATTTCTTCCCGAACTCATCACAGTATGCACGGTTATCAGGAGTGGGACCCCGACAATGTGCACTTATAACCCT
Above is a genomic segment from Plasmodium cynomolgi strain B DNA, scaffold: 0250, whole genome shotgun sequence containing:
- a CDS encoding hypothetical protein (putative), encoding MTLISLKLQSSGQPNCIVTWTNNISKTFFDQKKLVYEYSQDYEEIQNQLNGSGNSCTEEYSKYLTNADLAYRVISAHCRGPTPDNRAYCDEFGKKYSKYMDKDGIKLKCTKVSQGASLRSDSSGDHAPAAAGEEEGRYPGQKNDHPTQDDGKAHGAEAKPTAPDNGDTILQTVGGNSMEGKEAHANGKGVSLSQGGNPEQSSAPAVATSQDEQTSDTHQQSEIVYPMVP